In Burkholderia sp. NRF60-BP8, a single window of DNA contains:
- the glcF gene encoding glycolate oxidase subunit GlcF — protein sequence MQTNLADFIRNTPDGDEADAILRKCVHCGFCTATCPTYQLLGDELDGPRGRIYLIKQMVEGAPVTRSTQQHLDRCLTCRSCETTCPSGVQYGRLVEIGRKHVEAQVERPAQQRLMRRVLASVVPNAALFSPAMRLGQHVRPLLPKRLRDKVPPRTRLLEWPHRTHTRKMLMLGGCVQPSMLPNINIATARVLDALGIETVVSPDAGCCGAIRLHLNYHDEALDDARRNIDAWWPHVEQGAEAIVMNASGCGATVLEYAHLLRDDPAYAEKAQRIVSLTRDISDVLLAFEAELATIARRRAIHTVAYHPPCTLQHGQQSRGKVERLLETLGIDVRLPADSHLCCGSAGTYSLTQPSLSYRLRKQKLLKLQALEPQMIVSGNIGCIAHLQSGTQVPVAHWIQLVEHLLYG from the coding sequence ATGCAAACGAACCTCGCCGATTTCATCCGCAATACGCCCGACGGCGACGAGGCCGACGCGATCCTGCGCAAGTGCGTGCACTGCGGGTTCTGCACCGCGACCTGCCCGACCTATCAACTGCTCGGCGACGAACTCGACGGCCCGCGCGGACGCATCTACCTGATCAAGCAGATGGTCGAAGGCGCGCCCGTCACGCGCAGCACGCAGCAGCACCTCGACCGCTGCCTCACCTGCCGCAGCTGCGAGACGACCTGCCCGTCCGGCGTCCAGTACGGCCGGCTCGTCGAGATCGGCCGCAAGCACGTGGAGGCGCAGGTGGAACGCCCCGCGCAGCAGCGGCTCATGCGCCGCGTGCTCGCGAGCGTCGTGCCGAACGCCGCGCTGTTCTCTCCGGCGATGCGGCTCGGCCAGCACGTGCGGCCGCTGCTGCCGAAGCGGCTACGCGACAAGGTGCCGCCGCGCACGCGGCTGCTCGAATGGCCGCACCGCACGCATACGCGCAAGATGCTGATGCTCGGCGGCTGCGTGCAGCCGTCGATGCTGCCGAACATCAACATCGCGACCGCACGCGTGCTCGACGCGCTCGGCATCGAGACGGTCGTCTCGCCTGACGCGGGCTGCTGCGGCGCGATCCGCCTGCATCTGAACTATCACGACGAAGCGCTCGACGACGCGCGCCGCAACATCGACGCGTGGTGGCCCCACGTCGAACAGGGCGCCGAGGCGATCGTGATGAATGCATCGGGCTGCGGCGCGACGGTGCTCGAATACGCGCACCTGCTGCGCGACGATCCGGCCTATGCGGAGAAAGCGCAACGCATCGTGTCGCTGACGCGCGACATCTCCGACGTGCTGCTCGCGTTCGAGGCCGAACTCGCGACGATCGCCCGGCGCCGCGCGATCCATACGGTCGCGTACCACCCGCCGTGCACGCTGCAGCACGGGCAGCAGTCGCGCGGCAAGGTCGAGCGCCTGCTCGAGACGCTCGGCATCGACGTGCGGCTGCCGGCCGACAGCCATCTGTGCTGCGGCTCGGCCGGCACCTACTCGCTGACGCAGCCGTCGCTGTCGTACCGGTTGCGCAAGCAGAAGCTGCTGAAGCTGCAGGCGCTCGAACCGCAGATGATCGTATCCGGCAACATCGGCTGCATCGCGCATCTGCAAAGCGGCACGCAGGTGCCGGTCGCCCACTGGATCCAGCTCGTCGAGCACTTGCTGTACGGCTAG
- the glcE gene encoding glycolate oxidase subunit GlcE — translation MEEDDIVAGWAERIRAASADGRPLRIRGGGTKDWYGQALEGEILDTRAFQGVVSYDPAELVVTVRAGTPLAQLETVLAEHGQMLPFEPPHFGRSATVGGCVAAGLAGPRRATCGAPRDFVLGTTLMNGRGETLRFGGQVVKNVAGYDVSRLMAGALGTLGLMLDLSIKVLPMPVAEVTLKFEMTATDAVRKLNEWGGHPLPVSASAWRNGTLVLRLSGAEAAVKSAKTLLGGEVVDAVEAERFWSGLREHTDPFFNGIPPGYALWRLSLPSITEPMHLPGTQLMEWGGAQRWWITDADAQTVRMSAKQAGGHATLFRAGDTYDRSAGVFTPLPAPMMKIHRGLKSAFDPARIFNRGRLYPEL, via the coding sequence ATGGAAGAGGACGACATCGTCGCCGGATGGGCCGAGCGCATCCGCGCCGCCAGTGCCGACGGCCGGCCGCTGCGGATCCGCGGCGGCGGCACCAAGGACTGGTACGGCCAGGCGCTCGAGGGCGAAATACTCGACACGCGCGCGTTTCAAGGCGTCGTGTCGTACGACCCGGCCGAACTCGTCGTCACGGTCCGCGCAGGCACGCCGCTCGCGCAACTTGAAACCGTCCTCGCCGAGCACGGCCAGATGCTGCCGTTCGAGCCGCCGCACTTCGGCCGTTCGGCCACCGTCGGCGGCTGCGTCGCGGCCGGCCTCGCGGGCCCGCGCCGCGCCACCTGCGGCGCACCGCGCGATTTCGTGCTCGGCACCACGCTGATGAACGGTCGCGGCGAAACGCTGCGCTTCGGCGGGCAGGTCGTGAAGAACGTCGCCGGCTACGACGTGTCACGGCTGATGGCCGGCGCGCTCGGCACGCTCGGGCTCATGCTCGACCTGTCGATCAAGGTGCTGCCGATGCCTGTCGCCGAAGTCACGCTCAAATTCGAGATGACCGCGACCGACGCGGTGCGCAAGCTCAACGAATGGGGCGGCCATCCGCTGCCGGTCAGCGCGAGCGCGTGGCGCAACGGCACGCTCGTGCTGCGCCTGTCGGGCGCGGAAGCCGCCGTGAAATCCGCGAAAACGCTGCTCGGCGGCGAAGTCGTCGACGCGGTCGAGGCCGAGCGCTTCTGGTCCGGCCTGCGCGAGCATACCGATCCGTTCTTCAACGGCATCCCGCCCGGCTACGCGCTGTGGCGCCTGTCGCTGCCGTCGATCACCGAACCGATGCATCTGCCCGGCACGCAGTTGATGGAATGGGGCGGCGCGCAGCGCTGGTGGATCACCGACGCCGACGCGCAAACCGTGCGCATGAGCGCGAAGCAGGCCGGCGGCCATGCGACGCTGTTCCGCGCGGGCGACACCTACGACCGCAGTGCGGGCGTGTTCACACCGCTGCCCGCGCCGATGATGAAGATCCACCGCGGGCTGAAGAGCGCGTTCGATCCCGCGCGCATCTTCAATCGCGGCCGGCTGTACCCGGAACTTTGA
- a CDS encoding FAD-linked oxidase C-terminal domain-containing protein yields the protein MNAPVELSSAARAQRQREVVQALMAVLPTHCLLYRDEDTAPYECDGLSAYRRLPLAVALPETESQVQRIVQICRRMEVPIVPRGAGTSLSGGALPIALGVVLSLARFTRIVEVDPYARTATVQPGVRNLAISEAAAPYGLYYAPDPSSQIACTIGGNVAENSGGVHCLKYGLTVHNVMRVRAVTIDGEIVEFGSLALDMPGLDLLAVMIGSEGMFAIVTEVTVRLIPKPQTAQLVMASFDDVVKGGEAVAAIIASGIIPAGLEMMDKPATQAVEAFTHAGYDLDAKAILLCESDGTPEEVAEEIVRMTAVLREHGATRIQVSRNESERLRFWSGRKNAFPAAGRISADYYCMDGTVPRRAIGPLLARIEQLETRYGLRCINVFHAGDGNMHPLILYNANDPDELHRAEQFGAEILECCVEFGGSVTGEHGVGIEKLNSMCVQFSPQERDAFFAVKRAFDPAGLLNPDKGIPTRARCAEYGRQHVRGGLLPHPDLPRF from the coding sequence ATGAACGCTCCCGTCGAACTGTCGAGCGCCGCACGCGCGCAGCGCCAGCGCGAAGTCGTGCAGGCGCTGATGGCCGTGCTGCCGACGCACTGCCTGCTGTACCGCGACGAGGACACGGCGCCGTACGAATGCGACGGCCTGTCCGCGTACCGCCGGCTGCCGCTCGCGGTCGCGTTGCCCGAGACGGAGTCGCAGGTGCAGCGGATCGTGCAGATCTGCCGCCGCATGGAAGTGCCGATCGTGCCGCGCGGCGCCGGCACCAGCCTGTCGGGCGGCGCGCTGCCGATCGCGCTCGGCGTCGTGCTGTCGCTCGCGCGCTTCACGCGCATCGTCGAAGTCGACCCGTACGCACGCACGGCGACCGTGCAGCCCGGCGTGCGCAACCTCGCGATCTCGGAAGCGGCCGCGCCGTACGGCCTGTATTACGCACCCGACCCGTCGTCGCAGATCGCCTGCACGATCGGCGGCAACGTCGCGGAAAATTCCGGCGGCGTCCACTGCCTGAAATACGGGCTGACCGTGCACAACGTGATGCGCGTGCGCGCGGTGACGATCGACGGCGAGATCGTCGAGTTCGGCTCGCTCGCACTCGACATGCCGGGCCTCGACCTGCTTGCCGTGATGATCGGCAGCGAAGGGATGTTCGCGATCGTCACCGAGGTCACGGTGCGACTGATCCCGAAGCCGCAGACCGCGCAGCTCGTGATGGCGAGTTTCGACGACGTCGTCAAGGGCGGCGAGGCCGTCGCGGCGATCATCGCGTCGGGCATCATCCCGGCCGGGCTCGAGATGATGGACAAGCCGGCGACGCAAGCCGTCGAGGCGTTCACGCACGCGGGCTACGACCTCGACGCGAAGGCGATCCTGCTGTGCGAATCGGACGGCACGCCCGAAGAAGTCGCCGAGGAAATCGTGCGGATGACGGCCGTGCTGCGCGAACACGGCGCGACGCGCATCCAGGTGTCGCGCAACGAAAGCGAACGGCTGCGCTTCTGGTCCGGCCGCAAGAACGCGTTCCCGGCCGCCGGCCGCATTTCCGCCGATTACTACTGCATGGACGGCACCGTGCCGCGCCGCGCGATCGGCCCGCTGCTCGCGCGCATCGAGCAGCTCGAGACGCGCTACGGGCTGCGCTGCATCAACGTGTTCCATGCGGGCGACGGCAACATGCATCCGCTGATCCTCTACAACGCGAACGATCCGGACGAGCTGCACCGCGCCGAGCAGTTCGGCGCGGAGATCCTCGAATGCTGCGTGGAATTCGGCGGCAGCGTGACGGGCGAGCACGGCGTCGGTATCGAAAAGCTCAATTCGATGTGCGTGCAGTTCTCGCCGCAGGAGCGCGATGCGTTCTTCGCGGTCAAGCGCGCATTCGATCCGGCCGGGCTGCTGAACCCGGACAAGGGCATCCCGACCCGCGCGCGCTGCGCCGAATACGGGCGCCAGCACGTGCGCGGCGGGTTGCTGCCGCACCCCGACCTGCCGCGCTTCTGA